One stretch of Mycteria americana isolate JAX WOST 10 ecotype Jacksonville Zoo and Gardens chromosome 16, USCA_MyAme_1.0, whole genome shotgun sequence DNA includes these proteins:
- the KCNJ16 gene encoding inward rectifier potassium channel 16 yields the protein MRKMPEQSGCYRPVNTQGNKISYQGACQESPEMGMKRLQKRFLHKDGSCNVYFKHIFGEWESYVVDIFTTLVDIKWRHMFVIFSLSYVLSWLFFGLVFWLIAIQHGDLFNDEEITPCVANVHSFTGAFLFSLETQTTIGYGYRCVTEECSVAILMVILQSVLSCIIDTFIIGAALAKMATARKRAQTIRFSYYAVVGLRDDKFCLMWRIGDFRPNHMVEGSVRAQLLRYKEDKEGRMTMEYKDLKLLNDQIILVTPVTVVHEIDSESPLYGLDRKALAKDNFEILVTFVYTGDSTGTSHQSRSSYVPREILWGHRFNDVLHVKKKYYKVDCLQFEETTEVYAPHCSAMQLDRKEQEWNQTEKTREKEAETAALEIKSFSTNQKSFSAVALITSCQDPEDPVTAVNQPSGQVSYQKAAVTLSRLSVESQI from the coding sequence ATGAGAAAGATGCCTGAACAGAGTGGTTGCTATAGGCCTGTAAATACACAGGGAAATAAGATCAGTTACCAAGGCGCTTGTCAAGAAAGCCCTGAAATGGGGATGAAAAGATTGCAGAAGCGATTTCTCCACAAGGATGGCAGCTGCAATGTGTACTTCAAACACATCTTTGGGGAATGGGAGAGCTACGTAGTGGACATATTTACCACACTGGTGGACATCAAGTGGCGCCATATGTTTGTGATATTCTCATTGTCCTATGTTCTTTCATGGTTGTTCTTTGGACTAGTCTTCTGGCTGATAGCAATCCAACACGGAGATTTATTCAATGATGAAGAAATAACTCCCTGTGTTGCAAATGTCCATAGCTTCACAGGAGCATTCCTATTCTCCCTTGAAACCCAAACAACCATCGGTTATGGTTACCGCTGTGTTACAGAAGAGTGCTCTGTTGCAATCCTCATGGTTATCCTACAGTCAGTATTAAGCTGCATTATTGACACCTTCATAATTGGAGCAGCCTTGGCTAAAATGGCCACAGCTCGAAAAAGAGCTCAAACCATTCGTTTTAGCTACTATGCTGTAGTAGGCTTAAGGGATGACAAATTTTGCCTCATGTGGCGCATTGGTGATTTCCGGCCAAATCACATGGTTGAGGGCTCTGTACGAGCTCAGCTTCTGCGCTACAAGGAAGACAAGGAGGGGAGAATGACGATGGAATACAAGGACTTGAAGTTGCTAAATGATCAGATCATACTTGTTACGCCAGTGACAGTCGTACATGAAATTGATAGTGAGAGCCCCTTGTATGGTCTAGACCGGAAAGCTCTGGCCAAGGACAACTTTGAAATCTTGGTCACATTTGTCTACACAGGTGATTCAACAGGAACTTCACATCAGTCAAGAAGTTCATACGTCCCCAGAGAGATTCTTTGGGGCCATAGGTTTAACGATGTCTTACAcgtaaagaaaaaatactataaGGTGGATTGCTTACAGTTTGAAGAAACCACAGAAGTTTATGCTCCTCACTGCAGTGCCATGCAACTGGATCGGAAGGAGCAAGAATGGAACCAAACCGAGAAGACACGGGAAAAagaagcagagacagcagcactgGAGATCAAGTCATTCAGTACCAACCAAAAGTCATTTAGTGCAGTTGCTCTTATCACCAGCTGTCAAGATCCAGAAGACCCAGTGACAGCTGTCAATCAACCTTCTGGACAAGTTTCTTATCAGAAAGCAGCTGTAACCTTAAGTAGGTTATCAGTAGAGTCCCAAATCTAG